The Sander lucioperca isolate FBNREF2018 chromosome 4, SLUC_FBN_1.2, whole genome shotgun sequence DNA segment GTTGCACAAAAGTCATATGGCAATGAAAAAAGGTTTGTGTGAGACTGTTAAATGCTGCGTAATTtgagtttgtgtctgtctgatgGAGAAGTCTCCACTGTTCAAAACAATTGTATGTTTTTTAACCTCTGTTTGTGTCGATTAGGTTTTTCTGCCCTCCACCGTGTGTGTACCTGATGGGCAGTGGCTGGAAGAAGAAGTTAGAGAATATGGAGAAGGAGGGTTGTACAGAGCAGGAGGCCCAGCCATGTGCCTTCATTGGGATAGGCAACAGTGAGCAGGAGATGCAGCAACTCAATCTGGAAGGGAAGGTGAGTAGGCATTTACAATGACACGGTACTGCAGGGTTTTAATTAGAGAtgtaccgatactggtatcggtatcagctccgatactgcctaaaacgctggtatcggtatcgggaagtactggagtttatgcacgatccgataccacgtaataaagccctaaagaaaatctaatttaaagtagtttatgtatgttctttttccgtttataactgactgtcaaactggagaataaaagaaagttctggggcgttcattgtttgtgtttgttcatgtttcacaaagagtttaacctgagccagactgacaacaaagatagaaatcatatcacatccatacagagatagtagtatgcagttgttaaaacataataaaatatatgacacacgggtatcggattggtactcggtatcggccgatacgcaagttcaggtatcggaatcggtatcgggaagcaaaaaatggtatcgggccatctctagtttTAATTATGTTTCACTGTGATGGTAATCCCATTCTAGCAATGAACAAGGTACTTCTTATTTGATCTGCTTCATTACTGATAAACCACATCATGAAAAGTGCAGCTGCTTTGCAGTTTGATCATATTCTCTGTTTTGTCCCTGCAACTATGCTATAACTATGTTATGTTCTTGCTTGTCCTTGTGTTTTCTTATTACACCAATTCAACTAATGAATCTTTTCTTAGAAGGTAACAAAGGGGACAAAGAAACCCCCCCTAACCTGTACCTTGTCCTTGCATTAGCACTTCTGCACAGCTAAGACACTGTATATCAGTGACTCGGATAAAAGGAAACACTTCATGCTGACTGTGAAGATGTTGTATGGGAACAGCGCCAACATAGGAGTCTTCCTCAGCAAGAGGATCAAGGTCATCTCCAAGCCATCCAAGAAGAAACAGTCCTTGAAAAATGCAGATTGTGAGTTGCAGGATGTGTCTACATACACAGTAACGCATGGAAAGGCAGCTGTATGGtttcagacacacactgacacttatctttttttcttttaacctttttctttctccccaGTGTGCATCGCTTCAGGGACTAAGGTGGCATTGTTTAACCGTCTGCGTTCCCAGACGGTCAGTACCAGGTATCTTCATGTGGAGGGGGGGAACTTTCTTGCCAGCTCCCAACAGTGGGGAGCCTTCTACATCCACCTCTGTAAGCATTTATctgtgtttcattttttttcctaatCTTTTGTTCCCATTTTTATTTCATCCTCTGTGGTCATTTCCATGGTTTCCATTTTTATTGATATTTATCTTGATTGTTATCTTTTTACTCCCTTGACTATTCAGAGCCTATTTAAAGGTAGAGAGGAAGTTATagacattgtttttgtgttctGTGTCATTTTGTTTAGTGGATGATGAGGAGTCTGAAGGAGAAGAGTTTGCTGTGAGAGATGGCTATATTCACTATGGCCAGACGGTCAAATTGGTCTGTTCTGTTACTGGCATGGCCCTGCCCAGACTGGTATGCATTGGTCTACATCAAGTCATGTCAGTTGTCTATTGTTTGTGAGAAAGTGAGCAGTCATACCACTGTTGTACTAAACtgtacaaatgtgtgtgtgttagtttgcACATATGTACGTTATTTGTTCCTGGGTATTTCTGAATGGTGTGTTTGCCTCAACTCCTCAGGTCATTCGCAAAGTGGACAAGCAGGCTGCATCAATGGATGCAGATGACCCAGTGTCCCAGCTTCACAAGTGTGCCTTCTACCTGAAAGATACAGAGAGAatgtatctctgtctctcacagGAGAGGATCATCCAGTTCCAGGTTCGcaatctctctcactcacacacacacacacacacacacacacacgtaactaGTAACAGAGTGTCAGGTTTTTCTCCATCCATCTCCATCTTCGTCGCTtgtccggtatcgggtcgcgggggtagcagctccagcaggggaccccaaacttccctttcccgagccacattaaccagctccgactgggggatcccgaggcgttcccatgccaggttggagatataatccctccacctcaactggctcctttcgacgcgaaggagcagcggctctactccgagctcctcacggatgactgagcttctcaccctatctctaagggagacgccagccaccctcctgaggaaacccatttcggccgcttgtaccctggatcttgttctttcggtcatgacccagccttcatgaccataggtgagggtaggaacgaaaactgaccggtagattgagagctttgccttctggctcagctctcttttcgtcacaa contains these protein-coding regions:
- the rbpja gene encoding recombination signal binding protein for immunoglobulin kappa J region a isoform X2, encoding MAPVVTRKFGERPQRLTREAMRNYLKHKDDQTVLILHAKVAQKSYGNEKRFFCPPPCVYLMGSGWKKKLENMEKEGCTEQEAQPCAFIGIGNSEQEMQQLNLEGKHFCTAKTLYISDSDKRKHFMLTVKMLYGNSANIGVFLSKRIKVISKPSKKKQSLKNADLCIASGTKVALFNRLRSQTVSTRYLHVEGGNFLASSQQWGAFYIHLLDDEESEGEEFAVRDGYIHYGQTVKLVCSVTGMALPRLVIRKVDKQAASMDADDPVSQLHKCAFYLKDTERMYLCLSQERIIQFQATQCSKESNKEIVNDGASWTIISTDKAEYTFYEGMGPVPTPVTPVPVVETLQLNGGGDVAMLELTGQNFTPTLRVWFGDVEADTMYRCGESVLCVVPDISAFREGWRWVRQPVQVPVTLVRNDGVIYATALTFTYTPEPGPRPHCSAAGAILRTHSISSSSPASSSSPSSSLGGLGDGHGAYINSSDSGLSVLS
- the rbpja gene encoding recombination signal binding protein for immunoglobulin kappa J region a isoform X1 translates to MLGVLLGLSKLTPHSATLWLDVGKFGERPQRLTREAMRNYLKHKDDQTVLILHAKVAQKSYGNEKRFFCPPPCVYLMGSGWKKKLENMEKEGCTEQEAQPCAFIGIGNSEQEMQQLNLEGKHFCTAKTLYISDSDKRKHFMLTVKMLYGNSANIGVFLSKRIKVISKPSKKKQSLKNADLCIASGTKVALFNRLRSQTVSTRYLHVEGGNFLASSQQWGAFYIHLLDDEESEGEEFAVRDGYIHYGQTVKLVCSVTGMALPRLVIRKVDKQAASMDADDPVSQLHKCAFYLKDTERMYLCLSQERIIQFQATQCSKESNKEIVNDGASWTIISTDKAEYTFYEGMGPVPTPVTPVPVVETLQLNGGGDVAMLELTGQNFTPTLRVWFGDVEADTMYRCGESVLCVVPDISAFREGWRWVRQPVQVPVTLVRNDGVIYATALTFTYTPEPGPRPHCSAAGAILRTHSISSSSPASSSSPSSSLGGLGDGHGAYINSSDSGLSVLS